Proteins from a genomic interval of Quercus robur chromosome 9, dhQueRobu3.1, whole genome shotgun sequence:
- the LOC126698718 gene encoding acidic endochitinase-like — protein sequence MAAHKQSSFLLLSLLIISLCKSSQAAGIAIYWGQNSNEGSLAETCATGNYQYVNIAFLSTFGNGQTAVLNLAGHCNPSANTCTRLSSEIKACQGRGIKVLLSIGGGAGSYSLSSADDAKQVANYLWNTYLGGKSNSRPLGDAVLDGIDFDIELGSTQHYDELARSLNGFSQQKKVYLAAAPQCPSPDAHLDAAIKTGLFDYVWVQFYNNPGCQYSGNANNLLNSWKTWTAIQAKQVFLGLPAATAAAPSGGFIPADVLKSQVLPSIKTSPKYGGVMVWNKNFDNGYSASIKSAV from the coding sequence ATGGCCGCCCATAAACAATCATCATTCCTTTTATTGTCCCTCTTAATCATCTCTTTATGCAAATCCTCACAGGCTGCTGGGATTGCCATATATTGGGGCCAAAACTCCAATGAAGGCTCCTTGGCTGAAACTTGTGCCACAGGGAACTACCAATATGTGAACATAGCTTTCCTATCCACATTCGGTAATGGCCAAACCGCAGTGCTAAACCTAGCTGGGCACTGTAACCCCAGTGCCAATACTTGTACCCGTTTAAGCTCTGAAATCAAAGCTTGCCAAGGGCGAGGCATCAAAGTCCTTCTTTCAATTGGAGGCGGTGCTGGAAGCTACTCTCTTTCTTCAGCTGATGACGCAAAGCAAGTTGCAAATTACCTTTGGAATACCTATCTAGGAGGTAAGTCCAATTCACGTCCACTGGGCGACGCAGTTTTGGATGGCATTGATTTTGACATCGAGTTGGGTTCAACCCAACACTACGATGAGCTTGCTAGATCACTTAATGGATTTAGCCAACAAAAAAAGGTGTACTTAGCCGCAGCTCCACAATGTCCATCCCCAGATGCTCATCTAGATGCCGCCATCAAAACCGGTCTGTTTGATTATGTTTGGGTTCAATTCTACAACAACCCTGGATGTCAATACTCAGGCAATGCAAACAACCTTTTGAATTCGTGGAAAACATGGACTGCTATTCAAGCTAAGCAAGTGTTCTTGGGACTACCAGCGGCTACCGCGGCGGCTCCAAGTGGTGGATTTATCCCAGCTGATGTGCTCAAATCTCAGGTCCTTCCATCTATTAAGACTTCTCCCAAGTACGGAGGGGTTATGGTttggaacaaaaattttgataatggGTATAGTGCATCCATAAAGAGCGCTGTCTAG